One window of Fundidesulfovibrio putealis DSM 16056 genomic DNA carries:
- a CDS encoding ChaN family lipoprotein has translation MMAALWAAIVLALPACKRYSDVSAPSPSLAPQGQATLAPGQFLDSAQQVIEPAWVGAQAVKAAYVLIGEAHTSACDHQMQAQVLALMVQAGMPPAVGLEMVSLDAQPILDLFNKGIIGLDELEERLRWSQTWGFPFEIYRPIFETARRFELPLYALNVPRDVARKVGRVGLKGLTMEERLGLPSKIIPVPKAQEEFLRSVFDSHPFGKPKDRKAAWESFITVQALWDTAMARRAVETRVATRRPVAVIAGGGHVENGWGIASRLAVFDPTGQRLLLMPWRGGQAPDPSQADMFFYCPEVKRPRLGLTLETKNSAVTVVAVEAGSRAETAGLKPGDVFVKAQGAEVKALSDLHSATMRATEEGGTLRLEILRDGRPETLLVPLPDIRSGS, from the coding sequence ATGATGGCCGCCCTCTGGGCGGCCATCGTTCTCGCCCTTCCGGCGTGCAAGCGCTATAGCGACGTGTCCGCGCCGTCTCCCTCCCTCGCCCCCCAGGGGCAGGCGACCCTGGCCCCCGGCCAGTTCCTGGACTCCGCCCAACAGGTGATCGAACCCGCCTGGGTGGGCGCGCAGGCCGTCAAGGCCGCCTACGTGCTCATCGGCGAGGCCCACACCAGCGCCTGCGACCACCAGATGCAGGCCCAGGTGCTGGCCCTCATGGTCCAGGCCGGCATGCCTCCGGCCGTTGGGCTGGAGATGGTCAGCCTGGACGCCCAACCCATCCTCGACCTGTTCAACAAGGGCATCATCGGCCTGGACGAGCTGGAAGAGCGTTTGCGCTGGAGCCAGACCTGGGGATTCCCCTTCGAGATCTACCGACCCATTTTCGAGACCGCCCGCAGGTTCGAGCTGCCGCTCTACGCCCTGAACGTCCCCCGAGACGTGGCCCGCAAGGTCGGGCGGGTGGGGCTCAAGGGCCTCACCATGGAAGAGCGCCTCGGCCTGCCCTCCAAGATCATCCCGGTACCCAAGGCGCAGGAGGAATTCCTGCGCTCCGTGTTCGACTCCCATCCCTTCGGCAAGCCCAAGGATCGCAAGGCCGCCTGGGAGAGCTTCATCACCGTGCAGGCCCTGTGGGACACCGCCATGGCCCGGCGCGCCGTGGAAACGCGGGTCGCCACCCGTCGTCCCGTGGCCGTCATCGCGGGCGGCGGACACGTGGAGAACGGCTGGGGCATCGCCTCCCGGCTGGCCGTGTTCGACCCCACCGGGCAGCGCCTCCTGCTTATGCCCTGGCGCGGCGGACAGGCTCCCGATCCTTCCCAGGCCGACATGTTCTTCTACTGCCCCGAGGTGAAGCGCCCACGGCTCGGGCTGACCCTGGAGACCAAGAACTCGGCGGTCACCGTGGTTGCGGTGGAAGCCGGCTCCAGGGCCGAAACCGCTGGGCTTAAACCCGGCGACGTGTTCGTGAAAGCCCAGGGCGCCGAGGTGAAGGCCCTCTCGGACCTGCACTCGGCCACCATGCGCGCCACGGAGGAGGGCGGGACGTTGCGCCTGGAGATCCTGCGCGACGGTCGCCCCGAAACGCTCCTGGTGCCCCTGCCGGATATCCGTTCAGGCTCCTGA
- a CDS encoding cupin domain-containing protein codes for MKKVAIFDEAKFTDLTFHSFLVHDSENFKIINFNFKAGQTMPIHSHEIEGELSILVLSGEGEFLSEDDAIPAKTGDVLVSDISEPHGVRAITDMRVLVTIAPPI; via the coding sequence ATGAAGAAAGTGGCCATATTCGACGAGGCCAAGTTCACCGATCTCACGTTCCACAGTTTCCTGGTCCACGACTCGGAAAACTTCAAGATCATCAATTTCAATTTCAAGGCCGGGCAGACCATGCCCATCCACTCGCATGAGATCGAGGGAGAGCTCTCCATCCTGGTGCTCTCCGGCGAGGGGGAATTTCTTTCCGAGGACGACGCCATCCCGGCCAAGACCGGCGACGTGCTGGTCTCGGACATCTCAGAGCCCCATGGCGTGCGCGCCATCACCGACATGCGCGTGCTGGTGACCATCGCCCCGCCCATCTGA
- a CDS encoding MinD/ParA family protein has product MSRILSVASGKGGTGKTSISVNLSLALGRMGRTVCLLDADLGLSNVDVLLGISPKLTLEDVLFEGVPMEAAILRAGPGLDVIPGGSGVSRLADLSREARATLATEFAKLDGYDYLIVDGSPGISSQVISLCLACPELLVVVNPDPASLTDAYALVKVLFENGLRRSPNVVVNRAASAESAKNIFGRLRGAMGKYLKLDANLLGHIPNDPHVGAAAGRQRPLVELYPASNAGRAMLALARSLDEARLSAGTVASSPAAFMEGALVRMRESSPMRGQDRSNPEVGKTLDKALALVRLLDSPEQGGTPPEPGTEQKFVLARLKALLQAARREVAPPGEAPPKEPPVRVAVISSDQAIGDILTESLGSSGLSVSQAGTGNGNGNGNGNGKGKADAKADAAVVFWHGEPKALARRLAELGGVNYVLVRSVASKEIPRLGRSPAEVMDMPFRLEALAHAVRRCARRSVPAGQ; this is encoded by the coding sequence GTGAGCCGAATCCTGTCCGTAGCCAGCGGAAAGGGCGGTACGGGCAAGACGAGCATTTCAGTCAACCTGTCATTGGCGCTTGGCCGCATGGGTCGGACCGTGTGCCTGCTGGACGCGGACCTGGGCCTGTCCAACGTGGACGTGCTGCTGGGCATATCCCCCAAGCTCACGCTCGAGGACGTGCTCTTCGAGGGCGTCCCCATGGAGGCGGCCATCCTGCGGGCCGGGCCGGGCCTGGACGTGATCCCCGGCGGGTCCGGCGTCTCCCGGCTGGCGGACCTCTCCCGCGAAGCCCGCGCCACCCTGGCCACGGAGTTCGCCAAGCTCGATGGCTACGACTATCTGATCGTGGACGGCTCCCCAGGCATCTCCAGCCAGGTGATTTCGCTGTGCCTGGCCTGCCCGGAACTTCTGGTGGTGGTAAACCCCGATCCGGCCTCGCTCACGGACGCCTACGCCCTGGTCAAGGTGCTCTTTGAGAACGGCCTGCGCCGAAGCCCCAACGTCGTCGTGAACCGGGCCGCCTCCGCCGAGTCCGCCAAGAACATCTTTGGCCGCCTGCGCGGGGCCATGGGCAAGTACCTGAAGCTCGACGCCAACCTGCTGGGGCACATCCCGAACGACCCGCACGTGGGAGCCGCCGCCGGGAGGCAACGTCCGCTGGTGGAGCTCTACCCGGCCTCCAATGCGGGGCGCGCCATGCTGGCCCTGGCCCGCTCCCTGGACGAAGCCAGGCTGTCCGCCGGAACGGTGGCCTCCTCTCCCGCCGCCTTCATGGAGGGGGCGCTGGTGCGCATGCGCGAGTCCTCCCCCATGCGCGGGCAGGACAGGTCGAACCCGGAGGTAGGTAAAACCCTGGACAAGGCCTTGGCCCTGGTGCGGCTGCTCGATTCGCCCGAGCAGGGCGGCACGCCCCCCGAGCCAGGCACGGAGCAGAAGTTCGTCCTGGCGCGGCTCAAGGCGTTGCTTCAGGCCGCACGGCGCGAGGTAGCACCCCCCGGAGAAGCCCCCCCCAAGGAACCGCCCGTGCGGGTCGCGGTCATAAGTTCCGATCAGGCCATTGGCGACATCCTCACCGAAAGCCTCGGTTCGTCCGGTCTTTCTGTCAGCCAGGCCGGGACGGGCAACGGCAACGGCAACGGCAACGGTAACGGTAAGGGCAAGGCAGACGCCAAGGCCGATGCCGCCGTGGTGTTCTGGCACGGGGAACCCAAAGCCCTGGCCCGCCGACTGGCGGAACTGGGGGGCGTGAACTACGTCCTGGTGCGAAGCGTGGCCAGCAAGGAGATCCCCCGTCTAGGCCGTTCGCCCGCCGAGGTCATGGACATGCCCTTCAGGCTGGAGGCCCTGGCCCACGCCGTCAGGCGCTGCGCACGCAGGAGCGTCCCCGCCGGGCAGTAG
- a CDS encoding ethylbenzene dehydrogenase-related protein has product MAQAEPRALTAARTDAPPGVDQPDSPQWSAAAPITVRDVVANIDITLKALHDGEHVYIQASFPDPTENRMHRLLRWDPAKRAYRDGPEREDVLVLKWNMSPHPSRLTLHEDVPYVADIWFWKAHRSDHTGNADDKIDIYSVNPDPYAKALLSESGKVFYLTRKGDEGQDPAESLLYPEYAGDRVAKFKLSPPSGSRADIRAKGFWKDGRWTVTYARKLVTGHTDDVPLTLDGSHAFGVSRYEIAGRAPEQDAEEPLYGCGEVGEIIALRFTR; this is encoded by the coding sequence ATGGCCCAGGCGGAGCCTCGGGCGCTGACGGCGGCCAGGACCGATGCTCCTCCCGGCGTCGACCAGCCGGACAGTCCGCAGTGGTCCGCGGCGGCCCCGATAACGGTGCGGGACGTGGTGGCGAATATCGACATCACGCTGAAGGCCCTGCACGACGGCGAGCACGTCTACATCCAGGCGTCCTTCCCCGATCCCACCGAGAACCGGATGCACCGGCTGCTGCGCTGGGACCCGGCCAAGCGCGCATACCGCGACGGCCCGGAACGCGAGGACGTCCTGGTGCTCAAGTGGAACATGTCGCCACACCCTTCGAGGCTGACCCTCCACGAGGATGTCCCCTATGTGGCCGACATCTGGTTCTGGAAGGCCCACAGGTCCGACCACACTGGAAACGCCGACGACAAAATCGATATTTACAGCGTTAACCCGGACCCCTACGCCAAGGCACTGCTCTCGGAGAGCGGCAAGGTGTTCTACCTGACCCGCAAGGGCGACGAGGGCCAGGATCCGGCCGAATCCCTTCTGTATCCCGAATACGCGGGCGACCGGGTGGCGAAGTTCAAGCTCTCCCCGCCCAGCGGATCACGAGCGGACATCCGCGCCAAAGGTTTCTGGAAGGACGGTCGCTGGACCGTGACCTACGCCAGGAAGCTGGTCACCGGCCACACGGACGACGTGCCCCTGACGCTGGACGGCTCCCATGCCTTCGGGGTTTCCCGCTACGAGATCGCCGGGCGCGCTCCCGAGCAGGACGCGGAAGAGCCCCTCTACGGGTGCGGCGAAGTCGGGGAAATAATTGCGCTGCGGTTTACGAGGTAA
- the mutM gene encoding bifunctional DNA-formamidopyrimidine glycosylase/DNA-(apurinic or apyrimidinic site) lyase yields the protein MPELPEVETIARGLDPLLSGRRITGLAVLDRLVFPGDPETFRELFVGRVVTRVYRRAKLCLVEVEGGGIIAFHLKMTGRLFVTRPGERPEPHLRVLLELEDGRALHFIDTRRFGSCRGFAPGAIESWDFYRRLGPEPLCMSAQDFRSALAGRGGRIKALLLNQEVVAGIGNIYADEALFAAGIRPDARAVDIPPTRLDTLFAAVQDVLCRAIESGGSTIRDYRTAEGVEGSFQWTFQVYGRGGQPCVACGRTLRVEKVAGRTSTFCAACQSLTPGT from the coding sequence ATGCCCGAGCTTCCCGAAGTCGAGACAATCGCCAGGGGGCTCGACCCCCTGCTGAGCGGACGGCGCATCACCGGCCTTGCCGTGCTGGACAGGCTGGTCTTTCCCGGCGATCCCGAAACGTTCCGCGAACTGTTCGTCGGGCGCGTGGTCACGCGGGTGTACCGTCGGGCCAAGCTCTGTCTGGTGGAGGTCGAGGGCGGGGGCATCATCGCCTTCCACCTGAAGATGACCGGGCGTCTTTTCGTCACCCGGCCGGGCGAGCGTCCCGAACCTCATCTGCGCGTGCTCCTCGAACTGGAAGACGGGCGCGCCCTGCACTTCATCGACACCCGCCGCTTCGGCTCCTGCCGTGGTTTCGCTCCAGGCGCGATCGAAAGCTGGGACTTCTACCGCCGCCTTGGCCCCGAGCCACTGTGCATGAGCGCCCAGGATTTCCGATCGGCGCTGGCCGGGCGCGGCGGGCGCATCAAGGCGCTCCTGCTGAACCAGGAGGTGGTCGCGGGCATCGGCAACATCTACGCGGACGAGGCCCTCTTCGCCGCCGGGATCAGGCCGGACGCCCGTGCCGTGGACATCCCGCCCACCCGACTGGACACGCTGTTTGCGGCGGTTCAGGATGTTCTCTGCCGCGCCATCGAGTCCGGGGGCAGCACCATCCGCGACTACCGGACCGCCGAAGGTGTGGAAGGTTCCTTCCAATGGACCTTCCAGGTTTACGGGCGCGGCGGGCAACCCTGCGTTGCCTGCGGACGGACGCTTCGCGTGGAAAAGGTGGCGGGCCGGACGTCCACATTCTGTGCCGCCTGCCAGAGCCTTACGCCGGGTACATGA
- a CDS encoding phosphatidylglycerophosphatase A family protein — translation MTLIDRIATNFASLGPVGKLPVSGTWGSAVAALAAPVLFMPAPFAVRLTMLVLVFIGGGLACDIVEKNLCRKDPGLCVIDEVLGQWTTFLFFPVLTPWQMFWGFVLFRAFDILKPAPVRASECWMPGGFGVMLDDFLAGIYAAIALGVLIALT, via the coding sequence ATGACCCTCATCGACCGCATCGCCACCAATTTCGCGTCGCTCGGCCCTGTCGGCAAGCTCCCCGTGTCCGGCACCTGGGGCTCCGCCGTGGCCGCCCTGGCCGCGCCCGTTCTCTTCATGCCCGCGCCGTTCGCCGTGCGCCTGACCATGCTCGTGCTGGTCTTCATCGGCGGCGGCCTGGCCTGCGACATCGTTGAAAAGAATCTCTGCCGCAAGGACCCCGGCCTGTGCGTCATCGACGAGGTGCTGGGCCAGTGGACCACCTTCCTGTTCTTCCCGGTGCTCACGCCCTGGCAGATGTTCTGGGGATTCGTGCTGTTCCGCGCCTTCGACATCCTGAAGCCCGCGCCGGTGCGCGCCTCGGAGTGCTGGATGCCCGGCGGGTTCGGCGTGATGCTCGACGACTTCCTGGCAGGCATCTACGCGGCCATCGCGCTCGGCGTGCTGATCGCCCTGACCTAA
- a CDS encoding phenylacetate--CoA ligase family protein, producing the protein MTRKDRTEGIYSRREVLDESERRQYYQIQLKDLLTYAYRYSEDVKKRFDRAQFQVGKFKQLSDLKHIPILKKKELIFLQSMGPRLGGLLTKDLGDLRRVFLSPGPIFDPEDREDDYWGWTEGFYATGFRAGDVVQCTFNYHLSPTGLMFEEPLRNMGCAVMPAGPGNTATQLEVMQKLRVTGYVGTPSYLMHLAQKGEESGLNLRKDLFLEVAFVTGEKFSEKLRANLEKKFDLIMRQGYGTADVGCIGYECFQKNGLHIANRAFVEICHPDTGIPLKDGEVGEIVVTAFNKTYPLIRLATGDLSYIDRAPCSCGRSSPRLGNIVGRVDTTARIKGMFVYPHQVEQVIARFEEIKRWQIEVTNPGGIDEMTLMIEASNFKREDELLHMFREKIKLRPELKVLAPGTLPAQIRPIEDKRKWD; encoded by the coding sequence ATGACCCGCAAGGACCGCACCGAAGGCATTTATTCCCGCCGGGAGGTGCTCGATGAATCCGAACGCCGTCAATACTATCAGATTCAGCTCAAGGACCTGCTGACCTATGCCTACCGCTATTCGGAGGACGTGAAGAAGCGCTTCGACCGCGCCCAGTTCCAGGTGGGCAAGTTCAAGCAGCTTTCCGACCTCAAGCATATCCCTATCCTTAAGAAGAAGGAGCTCATCTTCCTGCAGTCCATGGGACCGCGCCTTGGCGGCCTCCTGACCAAGGACCTGGGCGACCTGCGCAGGGTGTTCCTCTCCCCCGGACCTATTTTCGATCCCGAAGACCGCGAGGACGATTACTGGGGTTGGACCGAAGGCTTCTACGCCACGGGTTTCCGCGCCGGAGACGTGGTGCAGTGCACCTTCAACTACCACCTGTCCCCCACGGGCCTGATGTTCGAGGAACCGCTGCGCAACATGGGCTGCGCCGTGATGCCCGCCGGGCCCGGCAACACCGCCACCCAGCTTGAGGTGATGCAGAAGCTCCGGGTCACCGGGTATGTGGGCACCCCCAGCTACCTGATGCATCTGGCGCAGAAGGGCGAGGAGTCCGGACTCAACCTGCGCAAGGACCTGTTCCTGGAAGTGGCCTTCGTCACGGGCGAGAAATTCTCCGAGAAGCTTCGCGCCAACCTGGAGAAGAAGTTCGACCTCATAATGCGCCAGGGCTACGGCACCGCCGACGTGGGCTGCATCGGCTACGAATGCTTCCAGAAGAACGGCCTGCACATCGCCAACCGCGCCTTCGTGGAGATCTGCCATCCCGACACCGGCATCCCCTTGAAGGACGGCGAAGTGGGCGAGATCGTGGTCACGGCCTTCAACAAAACCTATCCCCTGATCCGTCTGGCCACGGGCGACCTGTCCTACATCGACCGCGCCCCGTGCTCCTGCGGCCGCTCCTCGCCGCGCCTGGGCAACATCGTGGGCCGCGTGGACACCACCGCCCGCATCAAGGGCATGTTCGTCTACCCCCATCAGGTGGAGCAGGTCATCGCCCGCTTCGAGGAGATCAAGCGCTGGCAGATCGAGGTCACCAACCCCGGCGGCATCGACGAGATGACCCTCATGATCGAGGCCAGCAACTTCAAGCGCGAGGACGAACTGCTGCACATGTTCCGCGAGAAGATCAAGCTGCGCCCCGAGCTGAAGGTGCTGGCCCCCGGCACGCTGCCCGCGCAGATCCGTCCCATCGAGGACAAGCGCAAGTGGGATTAA
- a CDS encoding tetratricopeptide repeat protein, protein MYRIYLFFFITITALSLSLNVAVSLAEPVKKEQKGSKTTEKTTSKSDSKSSKSESSKKAPDTKSASGKNDAKAAHSGKSSSKGSDSGSSKSSKSSKSKKEPKKSKKHPAVVQSNAEAERKANEAIRTTSPAAAAAAGAGAAAAASAPLREGNASPAQEAYEKGMDLGRQNNYANALEQFDQAIKLEPKNSSFYAGRGHANFMLNHLDKAMDDYNKSISLNAQDSLAVVMRGHTYYKLGSFTKAIQDYDKAIQMGYSDAEVYKGRGSAYLKINQPDKMCADFKTACEKGDCELSENARKSGVCE, encoded by the coding sequence ATGTATCGAATATACTTATTTTTCTTCATAACGATCACGGCCCTGTCCCTGAGCCTGAATGTTGCCGTATCCTTGGCGGAACCCGTCAAGAAGGAACAGAAAGGTTCGAAAACCACTGAGAAAACCACCTCTAAATCCGACTCGAAGTCCTCCAAGTCCGAGAGCTCCAAAAAGGCTCCGGATACCAAGTCCGCATCCGGCAAGAACGACGCGAAGGCCGCTCATTCAGGCAAGTCCTCTTCGAAGGGCAGCGACTCCGGGTCCTCGAAATCATCAAAGTCCTCAAAATCGAAAAAAGAGCCCAAGAAGAGCAAGAAGCATCCGGCGGTGGTGCAGTCCAACGCCGAGGCCGAGCGCAAGGCCAACGAAGCCATCCGCACCACCTCCCCGGCAGCGGCAGCCGCCGCAGGGGCCGGAGCCGCCGCCGCTGCGTCCGCGCCGCTTCGCGAGGGGAACGCAAGCCCCGCCCAGGAAGCTTACGAGAAAGGCATGGATCTGGGTCGCCAGAACAACTACGCCAACGCCCTGGAGCAGTTCGACCAGGCCATCAAGCTCGAACCAAAGAACTCCAGCTTTTATGCCGGGCGCGGCCACGCCAACTTCATGCTGAACCATCTGGACAAGGCCATGGACGACTACAACAAGTCCATTTCCCTGAACGCCCAGGACTCCCTGGCCGTGGTGATGCGCGGGCATACGTACTACAAGCTCGGCAGTTTCACCAAAGCGATCCAGGATTACGACAAGGCCATCCAAATGGGATATTCCGACGCTGAAGTCTACAAGGGACGGGGCTCGGCGTATCTGAAGATCAACCAGCCCGACAAAATGTGCGCCGACTTCAAGACCGCCTGCGAGAAAGGCGACTGCGAACTCTCGGAGAACGCCCGCAAGAGCGGCGTCTGCGAATAA
- a CDS encoding EAL domain-containing protein gives MGITSLERLAALLVAACSLSICWLSLDHSSRSQDVVRHLVEGHAQAAMLLSETDQSLSQSRQIYDYLLSDRGVSVEDAVSILDSFTSRLRQLDAVEREHFDGMLLDLAHLRAGLMLIEEMRAFDEFSSTMTSTMEEVNQRLASVEAAFGELTGKAVLPGETLYFLGNSIKSLKTMATRYLRAKPDRLPVFNELMGKITNNLDRLLAMEELAGEHEALHALQAEVVALRTNIPRLRANLRYDPNFMANTNKAERDGIKNLWDASMRSVQAIKERHTRDMRQHSNAFQQETEADKRAFLILTGCILALAAAGLYTIRKCAVGRIAALKKGAALISNGQLDHRIPPGPSDVIGELAVEFNSMAESLQNEKRISAKAMEELERSHDLLDERFRERNQELSEAIDSLHLKDAALAHSREGVVVCDEALRVIDANPAISRLTGYPMASLLGLTPGSFCSNAPSGDFQETLLQSLEAQGRYEGEVEIISRDGKRVPLRVLFARIPGNGERLPRHVGICLDITEQRDTAHKLKRQALSDALTGLPNREALISSLGARMRKARADSSRFAVLHLDLDDFKNINDSLGHATGDALLKIVALRLSSVMRKDGMVARLGADEFALVSGPLESDSQALAMARRAAGCFRGPLELSGETYRLSASLGMASFPRDGSDAAELVKNAGLALHRAKMHGKGRLEVFTQELDEQVRSRVALERDLYKAVEDRQFEVHYQPIIDIASSRIAGAEALLRWTRNGTPVSPGEFIPLCEEMHIMRGVTEALLEKVTRDIKLWEAQGITPHVSVNISALHLSEPDFLERLADTLESHGIASGRIGLEITETAIMQNPQAAAETLRQLRERGHALSVDDFGTGYSSLRYLQKFPFTSLKIDRQFIADLDGKESRAIVKATIAMARTLGLTVIAEGVETVGQLELITGKGCDFYQGFLCSPALPATGFADLFRQKAEGFLDRPVQPGEKSAAPSDDDTLQ, from the coding sequence GTGGGCATTACATCTCTGGAACGTCTGGCGGCGCTGCTTGTCGCCGCCTGTTCGCTCTCGATCTGCTGGCTGTCCCTGGATCACTCCAGCCGCTCCCAGGATGTTGTGCGACATCTTGTGGAAGGCCACGCCCAGGCCGCGATGCTGCTCAGCGAAACGGACCAGTCGCTCTCCCAGAGCAGGCAGATTTACGATTATCTGCTTTCGGACCGGGGCGTGTCCGTCGAGGATGCGGTATCCATTCTTGATTCGTTCACCTCGCGCCTGAGGCAACTGGACGCCGTGGAGCGGGAGCACTTCGACGGCATGCTCCTGGACCTTGCCCACCTCAGGGCCGGGCTTATGCTCATCGAGGAAATGCGCGCCTTCGACGAATTCTCCTCCACCATGACATCCACCATGGAGGAAGTGAACCAGCGGCTGGCATCGGTGGAGGCCGCTTTCGGCGAGTTGACGGGAAAGGCGGTCCTGCCCGGAGAGACCCTCTACTTCCTCGGCAATTCGATAAAATCGCTCAAGACCATGGCCACCCGGTATCTTCGCGCGAAACCCGACCGTTTGCCGGTGTTCAATGAGCTCATGGGCAAGATAACCAACAACCTGGACCGTCTGCTTGCCATGGAGGAACTCGCCGGGGAACACGAGGCCCTGCATGCGCTCCAGGCTGAGGTGGTGGCCTTACGGACCAACATCCCCCGCCTGCGCGCCAACCTCCGTTACGACCCGAACTTCATGGCCAACACCAACAAGGCCGAGCGTGACGGAATAAAAAACCTGTGGGACGCCTCCATGCGCTCCGTGCAGGCCATCAAGGAACGCCACACACGCGACATGCGCCAGCACAGCAACGCGTTCCAGCAGGAAACCGAGGCCGACAAGCGCGCCTTCCTGATCCTCACGGGCTGCATCCTGGCCCTGGCGGCAGCCGGGCTGTACACCATCAGAAAATGCGCCGTGGGACGCATCGCCGCCCTCAAGAAGGGGGCCGCCCTCATCTCCAACGGCCAGCTGGACCACCGCATCCCCCCCGGCCCCAGCGACGTGATCGGGGAGCTGGCCGTGGAATTCAACTCCATGGCCGAGAGCCTGCAAAACGAGAAGCGCATCTCCGCCAAGGCCATGGAAGAGCTCGAACGGTCCCACGACCTTCTGGATGAGCGTTTCCGGGAGCGCAACCAGGAGCTGAGCGAGGCCATCGACAGCCTTCACCTCAAGGACGCCGCCCTGGCCCACTCCCGCGAAGGGGTGGTGGTCTGCGACGAGGCGCTGCGCGTCATCGACGCCAACCCCGCGATTTCCCGCCTGACCGGCTACCCCATGGCCAGCCTGCTGGGGCTCACTCCCGGTTCCTTCTGCTCCAACGCCCCCTCGGGGGATTTCCAGGAGACGCTGCTTCAGTCGCTCGAAGCCCAGGGACGCTACGAAGGGGAAGTGGAGATCATATCCCGGGACGGAAAGCGCGTGCCGCTGCGCGTGCTGTTCGCCCGCATCCCCGGAAACGGGGAGCGCCTGCCGCGCCACGTGGGCATCTGCCTGGACATAACGGAGCAGCGTGACACCGCGCACAAGCTCAAGCGCCAGGCCCTGTCCGACGCGCTCACGGGGCTGCCCAACCGGGAGGCCCTGATCTCGTCGCTTGGCGCGCGCATGCGCAAGGCCAGGGCGGACTCCAGCAGGTTCGCCGTGCTCCACCTGGACCTGGACGACTTCAAGAACATCAATGACAGCCTCGGCCACGCCACCGGCGACGCGCTTCTCAAGATCGTCGCCCTGCGCCTGTCCTCGGTCATGCGCAAGGACGGCATGGTGGCCCGCCTCGGCGCGGACGAATTCGCCCTGGTGTCCGGCCCGCTGGAATCGGACTCGCAGGCCCTGGCCATGGCCAGACGGGCTGCGGGCTGTTTCCGGGGTCCGCTCGAGCTTTCCGGCGAGACCTACAGGCTGAGCGCGAGCCTCGGCATGGCCTCCTTCCCCAGGGACGGCTCGGACGCGGCTGAGCTGGTCAAGAACGCGGGGCTTGCCCTGCACCGCGCCAAGATGCACGGCAAGGGGCGGCTGGAGGTATTCACCCAGGAGCTCGACGAGCAGGTGCGCTCGCGGGTCGCGCTGGAGCGCGACCTTTATAAGGCCGTGGAGGACAGGCAGTTCGAGGTCCACTACCAGCCCATCATCGACATCGCCTCCTCGCGCATCGCCGGGGCCGAGGCCCTGCTGCGCTGGACCCGCAACGGTACGCCCGTATCCCCCGGTGAGTTCATTCCGCTCTGCGAGGAGATGCACATCATGCGCGGCGTGACGGAGGCCCTCCTGGAGAAGGTGACCCGCGACATAAAGCTCTGGGAAGCCCAGGGCATCACCCCTCACGTCAGCGTGAACATCTCCGCCCTGCACCTCTCGGAGCCGGACTTCCTGGAGCGCCTGGCCGACACCCTGGAAAGCCATGGGATCGCCAGCGGACGCATCGGGCTGGAGATCACCGAGACGGCCATCATGCAGAACCCGCAGGCCGCAGCGGAGACCCTGCGCCAGCTGCGCGAGCGGGGACACGCCCTCTCCGTCGACGACTTCGGCACGGGATACTCCTCCCTGCGCTATCTCCAGAAGTTCCCCTTCACCTCGCTCAAGATCGACCGGCAGTTCATCGCGGACCTGGACGGCAAGGAATCTCGCGCCATCGTGAAGGCCACCATCGCCATGGCCAGGACGCTGGGGCTTACCGTGATCGCCGAGGGCGTGGAGACCGTCGGACAGCTGGAGCTCATCACGGGCAAAGGCTGCGACTTCTACCAGGGCTTCCTGTGCAGCCCCGCCCTGCCCGCAACCGGATTCGCCGACCTCTTCCGGCAAAAGGCCGAAGGCTTCCTGGACCGCCCTGTCCAGCCCGGCGAGAAGTCCGCCGCCCCCTCGGACGACGACACGTTGCAGTAA